In Mercenaria mercenaria strain notata chromosome 15, MADL_Memer_1, whole genome shotgun sequence, a single genomic region encodes these proteins:
- the LOC128548702 gene encoding uncharacterized protein LOC128548702 — MDFGGPYPDGHYNLVIIDKRTRYPVVEQTRSTSSRVTCEKSRGIFATYGVPERLESDNGPPFNSVEFKEFSQEMGFYHHRVTPEHPRANGEAERFMKVLNKTEKIAHSEKRSSYSAI, encoded by the coding sequence ATGGATTTCGGTGGACCATATCCAGATGGTCACTATAATTTAGTGATTATTGATAAAAGAACGAGATATCCGGTGGTTGAGCAAACTAGATCCACATCAAGCAGAGTAACATGTGAGAAATCACGTGGAATATTCGCGACGTACGGAGTTCCAGAGAGGTTAGAGTCAGATAACGGACCGCCGTTCAATTCTGTGGAATTCAAAGAATTCTCCCAAGAAATGGGGTTTTACCACCATAGAGTAACACCTGAGCATCCACGTGCAAACGGAGAAGCTGAACGTTTCATGAAAGTACTGAACAAAACAGAGAAAATAGCTCACAGTGAAAAAAGATCCAGCTATTCTGCAATATAA